GATGGCGAACAACGCTGTAGATGCCGTCAGTAACTAAGTGATGATCTGATTTGATGGTAAGACGATCGAAAAATTTGCCTAAGGTTCTAATAGCAATCTGGCTGATGATTATTGCTGCACTAATCAAACTAATAGCGATCGCACTAAATAACCAATCAAGCGTTTGACCAATATCTTGCGTCTGGAGTGAAAAGGTGTACAGCGTTAGCCAATGTACCCCCAATAACCCAATGACTGTGACTAGTGAAGCAATGCGTCCAGAAGTAACTTTAACTTGACGGTCTTCCTCGCGACTGGCTAGTTTTCCATACCGAATTACTCGCCAAATAGTACCTAGAAAGAAACAGAAGTAACTAATTGCTAAAAAAATTACCTTGGTGTTGTTTGCTACTCCTAACCACAAGGCTGGAATGACAATCAATACAGAGATAACAGCGAGTAAGACAAAAATTAGTCCTATTGTTTTGAAGAATGCTGTCATCAACACAAGCTCCTTAATATGGGCTTTATCGCTGCCTAACTTGATATTAAACTTTTACAGCTAACCTTGAAACCATTGTACCAAAAGCAATTAAGCTAAATGGGCGCGTCAAGGATGATGATTTTTGCAACAACCGATTATGCTTACGGCAACTCTCATGCCAACATTGAAAACCTATCTACGGAGCGTTAAGCTATTAAAGCTCAATCCGTAGCATAGTTATTATTCTTTTACACAATCAGGTGTTATGACTAACCCCCTCCTAGACTACAACCCCAGCGGCGTTGGTGAAATCAATGGCAATCTCTTGGGTTTACCATTCGATTACGAGTCTGCAAACCTGATTGTATTTGCGGTACCTTGGGAAGTTACGGTTTCCTATGGTGCAGGAACCGCCAACGGCCCGCAGCAGATTTTGGATGCATCCACTCAATTGGATTTGTTCGATTTTGATAATCCAGATGGTTGGAAACAGGGAATTTTTATGATGGAAATTCCCCAAGATATTTTAGAAAAAAGTGAATACTATCGCGCTTTAGCCGCCAAAATTATCGATCGCCTCGCCCAAGGGAAAGCGCTGACAGACGCGCCAGATTTAACACCTGTCCTCACGGAAATTAATCGGGCTTCGCAACAGGTGAATCAATGGCTGTTTGAAAATTGTCAAAAAGCCATGAACGATGGGAAGCGAGTTGCAGTCATTGGTGGCGATCACAGTTCGCCTTTAGGTTATTTTCAAGCCTTAGCAGCTAAGTATCCTAATTACGGCATTTTACACATAGATGCCCACGCAGATTTACGGGATGCTTATGAAGGTTTTGAATTTTCTCATGCGTCGATTATGTTCAATGCAATGAAAATACCGCAAATCTCCAAGTTAGTGCAGGTGGGTTTGCGCGATATTTGCCATGAAGAAGTGCAAATGATTGACGAATCTCATGGCCGTATCATCGCTTATTACGACCCAGCGATTAAACAAAAACTCTATGCGGGAACAACTTGGGTTGATTTGTGCCAAGAAATTATCGCTGGCTTACCAGAATTCGTGCACATCAGCTTTGATGTCGATGGTTTAGATCCTAAACTCTGTCCGAGTACGGGTACTCCTGTTCCTGGTGGCTTGGAATTAGAACAAGCCTATTGTCTGTTCCGCGAACTTGTGAAGAGTGGCAGAAAAATTATTGGCTTTGATGTCTGCGAAGTTGGCGATGCTGAGTGGGATGGTAATGTTGGGGCGCGAATTGTGTATAAATTAGCGAATTTGATGGATTTATCTCAGCAAAAATGAGGAAGCGATCGCTTCATTTGCCCCCCAGCTAAAAGAGCGATCGCCAGCATCATGCAGTTAAAAGATTAAGGTAAAATAACAGAGGCTTCCTTACCGTTGTAATTCACCTCATTCACAGGTGTAGCTGTACCCTCAGTTGAAGACTCGGTTTTACTCGAACGGCGTGAAGATTTTTGACGTGGCTTGCCTCCCGCCTGGGTATATTGCAAACTGTCTTTACCGTAATGGGTTGCCACACTCATTAACATATTTTCAGAATAGCGGTTTAACTCTTTTTCAATTAGAGAGATGCGACCTGCCATTTCATCCAACGTCGAAAGTAAAGTATTGTAGGTTGATAGCTCAGTTTGCAAGGTTTGGATACGACTGTCGTATTCTGCCAAACTAAATCCCTTGCCAAAGTCGAGTGTAGAGCTAATCGATCGCATACTGGCAATTCGCCGTAGAGCTTTTTGGAGAGTAGGTGAACCGCGTTTTAGTCGTACCATGAGATGCACTCCTCAAAAAATTTATAGGATTACTGTATGTACTGTAGCTAATGCAACAATAAACCTCTCTGAGAAATAATTCGGAAAAATGATATTCCAATAGACATCGAACAGATTATTTTTAATTGTTTATACTAGCTAAAAATGTTAAAAATACTACATTTAAAAGCGACTGATACCTCAAAGTCGTGTGGGAGTACTTCAAAGTCGTAAAGAGGTACTTTGACATCGTGTGCAAGTACTTCAAAGTCGTAAAGAGGTACTTTGACATCGTGTGCGAGTACTTCAATGTTGTAGTGA
The genomic region above belongs to Calothrix sp. NIES-2098 and contains:
- a CDS encoding isoprenylcysteine carboxyl methyltransferase translates to MTAFFKTIGLIFVLLAVISVLIVIPALWLGVANNTKVIFLAISYFCFFLGTIWRVIRYGKLASREEDRQVKVTSGRIASLVTVIGLLGVHWLTLYTFSLQTQDIGQTLDWLFSAIAISLISAAIIISQIAIRTLGKFFDRLTIKSDHHLVTDGIYSVVRHPIYTSYILLFMGFCLMLQSLWGLSLLLVVCLIWFGNRIEIEEKMLEEKFGEEYQFYCQETKRLFPYIY
- a CDS encoding arginase/agmatinase/formiminoglutamase is translated as MTNPLLDYNPSGVGEINGNLLGLPFDYESANLIVFAVPWEVTVSYGAGTANGPQQILDASTQLDLFDFDNPDGWKQGIFMMEIPQDILEKSEYYRALAAKIIDRLAQGKALTDAPDLTPVLTEINRASQQVNQWLFENCQKAMNDGKRVAVIGGDHSSPLGYFQALAAKYPNYGILHIDAHADLRDAYEGFEFSHASIMFNAMKIPQISKLVQVGLRDICHEEVQMIDESHGRIIAYYDPAIKQKLYAGTTWVDLCQEIIAGLPEFVHISFDVDGLDPKLCPSTGTPVPGGLELEQAYCLFRELVKSGRKIIGFDVCEVGDAEWDGNVGARIVYKLANLMDLSQQK